AATGCTAGGCCTCATATGGGTAAGAAAGATAAATTGCTTACCGATATGAGTAACTATTATCCCTCTGTTAAGAACAAGTGGGTATATCATGGCTTGATTGCTTATGGTTTTTCTCCTGACATTGCTTCAATTTTAACCAAATTAACAACTTTTAAGGGTTACGTTCCTCAAGGTGCTCCTACTAGCTCAGATGTAGCGAATATCGCCTTCAAAAACTTGATTGGTGATCAACTGAACGAATTCTGCGTGGAGAATGGGATCACAATGACTCTGTATGTTGATGATATTACTTTTTCTAGCCAGAAGGATTTTGAACATCTCACGCCTCTACTTCTCAAAATGATAACTGATGCTGGTTTATACTACAGCCAAAGAAAAACTGGATATACCAGGTCAAAAAATGTAATTATTACAGGTGTTAAAACAGGAAATAATCAGCTTAACGCACCTGATGATTTTGTAGAGAATAAGTTGAAGAAGCCAGAAAATTTCAATGAAAATCAACGAAAAGGTCACAAGAATCGCTTTGAGCGGATTCGGAGGATTAGTAAGCAAAAATTTAATGCTCTTGGATTATTCTTTTGAAACAGGATATGGGACAATCAAAATCAAAGATTAATCAAAGAGAGCTTTATCAATGTTATTTAACATGTTGTTCATTGCGAAACTCTCGACATATTTTACAA
The Bacteroidia bacterium DNA segment above includes these coding regions:
- a CDS encoding reverse transcriptase family protein — its product is MIIRSKKHLTQILGISWEKLVEVTDNIDRYYYKDAKQKTYKDGSPKRHGVSGKIKWRVLHPSINDLKTIQKRIHHRILKKLDYPTYMMGGIKKRDSVLNARPHMGKKDKLLTDMSNYYPSVKNKWVYHGLIAYGFSPDIASILTKLTTFKGYVPQGAPTSSDVANIAFKNLIGDQLNEFCVENGITMTLYVDDITFSSQKDFEHLTPLLLKMITDAGLYYSQRKTGYTRSKNVIITGVKTGNNQLNAPDDFVENKLKKPENFNENQRKGHKNRFERIRRISKQKFNALGLFF